A genome region from Alicyclobacillus acidocaldarius subsp. acidocaldarius DSM 446 includes the following:
- a CDS encoding alpha-L-arabinofuranosidase, with amino-acid sequence MKRPWSAALAALIALGTGASPAWAAAHPSPKVPAGAAGRVRAADVVSTPISMEIQVIHDALTVPELAAVQAAAQAASNLSTSQWLQWLYPNATPTTSAQSQAAQAVANLFNLATYGAVSTRGSNAAQILQTLQSISPLLSPRAVGLFYQSFLTEIGQSSKAILARQASSSIVGNALAQAASLSPTISAYLRQNGLSPSDLARTWSSFETQVDPQGAAQTALATRICTNALGFGAPTASATITVNTAARLRTVPATAFGLNAAVWDSGLNSQTVISEVQALHPALIRWPGGSISDVYNWETNTRNDGGYVNPNDTFDNFMQFVNAVGASPIITVNYGTGTPQLAADWVKYADVTHHDNVLYWEIGNEIYGNGYYNGNGWEADDHAVPNQPQKGNPGLSPQAYAQNALQFIQAMRAVDPNIKIGAVLTMPYNWPWGATVNGNDDWNTVVLKALGPYIDFVDVHWYPETPGQETDAGLLADTDQIPAMVAELKREINAYAGSNAKNIQIFVTETNSVSYNPGQQSTNLPEALFLADDLAGFVQAGAANVDWWDLLNGAEDNYTSPSLYGQNLFGDYGLLSSGQATPKGVQEPPQYTPLPPYYGFQLVSDFARPGDTLLGSASSQSDIDVHAVREPNGDIALMLVNRSPSTIYSADLNVLGVGPYAITKALVYGEGSSAVSPALTLPTAHSVKLMPYSGVDLVLHPLIPAPHAAASVTDTLALSSPTVTAGGSETVTASFSSDRPVRDATVELELYDSTGDLVANHEMTGVDIAPGQPVSESWTFAAPAANGTYTVEAFAFDPATGATYDADTTGATITVNQPPAAKYGDIVTKNTVITVNGTTYTVPAPDASGHYPSGTNISIAPGDTVTIQTTFANVSSTDALQNGLIDMEVDGQNGAIFQKYWPSTTLLPGQTETVTATWQVPSSVSAGTYPLNFQAFDTSNWTGNCYFTNGGVVNFVVN; translated from the coding sequence TTGAAGAGACCTTGGTCTGCTGCGCTGGCCGCACTCATCGCGCTGGGAACCGGCGCGTCGCCCGCGTGGGCCGCCGCCCATCCGTCGCCGAAAGTACCTGCAGGAGCCGCCGGCCGCGTGCGCGCCGCCGACGTCGTGTCGACGCCGATTTCGATGGAGATCCAGGTGATTCATGACGCGCTCACGGTGCCCGAGCTCGCCGCCGTCCAGGCCGCAGCGCAGGCAGCGTCCAACCTGTCGACATCGCAGTGGCTCCAGTGGCTGTATCCGAATGCCACGCCGACGACGAGCGCGCAGTCCCAGGCTGCGCAGGCCGTCGCCAACCTGTTCAACCTGGCCACATACGGCGCTGTATCGACCCGCGGGAGCAACGCCGCGCAGATTTTACAGACGCTTCAGTCCATTTCTCCCTTGCTCTCGCCGCGCGCCGTTGGCCTCTTCTATCAATCGTTTTTGACCGAGATCGGCCAATCGTCCAAAGCCATCTTGGCCCGCCAAGCCTCTAGCTCCATTGTCGGCAACGCGCTCGCGCAGGCCGCGTCGCTCTCGCCCACCATCTCCGCCTACCTGCGCCAGAACGGGCTGTCTCCGTCCGATCTCGCCCGCACCTGGTCGAGCTTTGAAACGCAGGTCGACCCGCAGGGCGCCGCGCAGACCGCGCTCGCGACCCGCATCTGCACGAACGCGCTCGGCTTCGGCGCGCCCACCGCCAGCGCCACCATCACCGTGAACACTGCCGCCCGCCTCCGGACCGTTCCTGCCACCGCCTTTGGGCTGAACGCGGCCGTGTGGGACAGCGGGCTCAACTCGCAGACCGTCATCTCCGAGGTGCAGGCGCTCCATCCCGCGCTCATCCGCTGGCCCGGCGGCTCCATCTCGGACGTGTACAACTGGGAGACCAACACGCGCAACGACGGCGGCTACGTCAACCCCAACGACACGTTTGACAACTTCATGCAGTTCGTGAACGCCGTGGGCGCCTCGCCCATCATCACCGTCAACTACGGCACCGGCACGCCCCAGCTCGCGGCCGACTGGGTCAAGTACGCCGACGTCACCCATCACGACAACGTCCTATACTGGGAAATCGGCAACGAGATCTACGGGAACGGCTACTACAACGGCAACGGCTGGGAAGCGGACGATCACGCCGTCCCGAACCAACCGCAGAAAGGTAACCCCGGCCTGAGCCCGCAGGCTTACGCGCAGAACGCCCTGCAGTTCATCCAGGCCATGCGCGCCGTCGATCCCAACATCAAAATCGGCGCGGTGCTCACCATGCCGTACAACTGGCCCTGGGGCGCCACCGTGAACGGCAACGACGACTGGAACACGGTCGTGCTCAAGGCGCTCGGCCCATACATCGACTTCGTCGACGTGCACTGGTACCCGGAGACCCCCGGCCAGGAGACCGACGCCGGGCTCCTCGCCGACACGGATCAGATCCCCGCCATGGTGGCGGAGCTCAAGCGCGAGATCAACGCGTACGCCGGATCGAACGCAAAAAATATCCAAATCTTCGTGACCGAGACCAACAGCGTGTCCTACAACCCGGGGCAGCAGTCGACGAATCTGCCCGAGGCACTCTTTTTGGCGGACGATCTCGCCGGCTTCGTGCAGGCGGGCGCGGCCAACGTCGACTGGTGGGACCTCCTGAACGGCGCCGAGGACAACTACACGAGTCCGAGCCTCTACGGCCAGAACCTGTTTGGCGATTACGGGCTGCTGTCGTCCGGGCAGGCCACGCCCAAGGGCGTCCAGGAGCCGCCTCAATACACCCCGCTGCCGCCGTACTACGGCTTCCAGCTCGTGTCCGACTTCGCGCGGCCGGGTGACACCCTCCTGGGCTCCGCCTCTTCCCAGAGCGACATCGACGTGCACGCGGTGCGGGAGCCCAACGGCGACATCGCCCTGATGCTCGTGAACCGCAGTCCGTCGACCATCTACAGCGCAGATCTGAACGTGCTCGGCGTGGGACCGTACGCCATCACCAAGGCGCTCGTGTACGGCGAAGGCTCGAGCGCGGTTAGCCCAGCGCTGACGCTGCCAACCGCCCACTCGGTCAAACTCATGCCGTACAGCGGCGTGGATCTCGTCCTGCACCCGCTCATCCCCGCGCCGCACGCCGCTGCGTCGGTGACGGACACCTTGGCGCTCTCCTCGCCTACCGTGACCGCCGGCGGCTCCGAGACCGTCACCGCGTCGTTCAGCTCGGATAGGCCCGTACGCGATGCGACGGTGGAACTCGAGCTGTACGATTCGACGGGCGATCTCGTCGCGAATCACGAAATGACGGGCGTGGATATCGCGCCAGGCCAGCCGGTGAGCGAATCCTGGACCTTTGCGGCCCCGGCCGCCAACGGGACCTACACCGTCGAGGCGTTCGCCTTCGATCCGGCCACAGGCGCCACGTACGACGCCGATACGACGGGCGCGACCATCACCGTGAATCAGCCTCCCGCAGCCAAGTACGGCGACATTGTCACAAAGAACACGGTCATCACGGTGAACGGCACCACGTACACCGTGCCCGCGCCTGACGCAAGTGGCCACTATCCGTCGGGAACCAACATCTCCATTGCGCCGGGTGACACGGTCACCATCCAGACCACGTTCGCCAACGTCTCGTCGACCGACGCGCTCCAGAACGGGCTCATCGACATGGAGGTGGACGGGCAAAACGGCGCTATCTTCCAAAAGTACTGGCCGAGCACCACGCTCCTTCCCGGCCAGACCGAGACCGTGACCGCCACCTGGCAGGTGCCGTCATCGGTGAGCGCAGGCACGTATCCGCTCAACTTCCAGGCGTTTGACACGAGCAACTGGACGGGCAACTGTTACTTCACCAACGGCGGCGTGGTCAACTTTGTGGTGAACTGA
- a CDS encoding LacI family DNA-binding transcriptional regulator has product MATVKDIARLAGVSPTTVSWALNGKRVSEESLRKVLEAARELNYHPKMSARSLRAGKVFSIGFYIVNPSLDPRLNGYLFPMLAGISKVLAEDNYAMQFDIVTPDKLDMLAKKALEHSVDGMLVLPQFAGVTERLLKELPEKFPVVYMQQDPAASPDHCVVIDQAAGVELAIRHLYDLGHRAIGVIAGPAEHVDNVLRLRAVQAVFRDLGLSWREEWVAHGQFDMESGEVGMRRILEAPDRPTAVFCFNDYMAIGALRAAASAGLRVPDDISILGFDDTDVAEASTPALTTIQQPVFQQGQQAAAMLMRLIKGEELPKQVERIRPVVIERSSAERRRA; this is encoded by the coding sequence GTGGCCACGGTGAAGGACATCGCGCGGCTGGCCGGGGTGTCGCCCACGACCGTATCCTGGGCACTGAACGGCAAGCGCGTGAGCGAGGAGTCGCTGCGCAAAGTGCTCGAAGCCGCGCGCGAACTCAACTATCACCCCAAGATGAGCGCTCGAAGTCTGCGCGCGGGCAAGGTGTTTTCCATCGGATTTTACATCGTCAATCCGAGTCTGGATCCTCGCTTGAACGGCTATTTGTTTCCCATGCTCGCGGGCATTTCGAAGGTCCTCGCCGAGGACAACTACGCCATGCAGTTCGATATCGTCACGCCCGACAAACTCGATATGTTAGCCAAGAAAGCGCTCGAACATTCTGTCGACGGCATGCTCGTGCTGCCCCAGTTCGCGGGCGTGACGGAGCGGTTGCTGAAGGAGCTGCCCGAGAAGTTTCCCGTGGTCTACATGCAACAGGATCCGGCGGCCAGTCCCGACCATTGCGTCGTGATCGATCAGGCCGCGGGCGTGGAACTCGCCATTCGACATCTGTACGATCTCGGCCATCGCGCCATCGGCGTCATCGCAGGCCCCGCAGAACACGTGGACAATGTGCTTCGCCTGCGGGCGGTGCAGGCGGTGTTTCGCGATCTCGGCCTCAGCTGGCGCGAGGAGTGGGTGGCGCACGGGCAGTTCGACATGGAGAGCGGCGAGGTGGGCATGCGCCGGATCTTGGAGGCGCCGGATCGCCCGACGGCGGTCTTCTGCTTCAACGACTACATGGCCATCGGCGCGCTGCGCGCGGCGGCGAGCGCGGGCCTACGGGTCCCAGACGATATCTCCATCCTCGGCTTCGACGACACGGACGTGGCGGAGGCGAGCACGCCCGCGCTGACCACCATTCAGCAGCCGGTGTTTCAGCAGGGCCAGCAGGCGGCCGCCATGCTCATGCGGCTCATCAAAGGGGAGGAGTTGCCCAAGCAGGTGGAGCGCATCCGGCCGGTCGTGATTGAGCGGTCGTCCGCGGAGCGGAGGCGGGCATGA
- a CDS encoding glycerol-3-phosphate responsive antiterminator: MNPFEGRRVLPAVRSLKDFEELMQGPHPVVVLLETNLTALPSLMRMANKAGKRLILHADLIQGLKHDEAGTQFLCQMIRPYGIISTHASVIATAKKQGVIAIQRVFLIDSHSLRTSYRVLQQAKPDFLEVLPGVVPQLIAEIREQTGLPVLAGGFVRTKEDVERAVAAGATAVTTSVKALWQL; the protein is encoded by the coding sequence ATGAATCCGTTCGAGGGCCGGCGCGTGCTGCCCGCCGTGCGCAGCCTGAAGGACTTCGAGGAGCTCATGCAGGGGCCGCATCCGGTCGTGGTGCTCTTGGAGACGAATCTCACTGCGCTGCCGAGCTTGATGCGCATGGCGAACAAGGCCGGCAAGCGGCTCATCCTCCATGCGGATCTGATCCAGGGGCTGAAGCACGACGAGGCGGGCACCCAGTTTTTGTGCCAGATGATCCGGCCATATGGCATCATCTCTACGCATGCGAGCGTGATCGCGACGGCGAAGAAGCAGGGCGTGATCGCCATCCAGCGCGTGTTTCTCATCGATTCGCACAGCCTGCGCACAAGCTATCGCGTGTTGCAGCAGGCGAAGCCGGACTTCCTGGAAGTTCTGCCTGGCGTGGTGCCGCAGCTCATTGCGGAGATTCGTGAGCAGACGGGCCTGCCCGTGCTCGCGGGGGGATTTGTGCGGACGAAGGAGGACGTGGAGCGGGCCGTCGCGGCCGGCGCGACGGCGGTGACCACCTCCGTGAAGGCGCTGTGGCAGCTGTGA
- a CDS encoding MFS transporter produces the protein MRILDARSPAYKWIALSNTTLGVLMASINGTILIIALPVIFAGIQVNPLQSGQTSLLLWVLMGFNVATTVLLVTFGRLSDMFGRVRLYNLGFLVFTVGSVLCSLTWSHGRAGELELIIFRMIQGIGGAFLFSNSAAILTDAFPNNQRGLALGLNQIAAVAGSVVGLVLGGILASTGHWRYVFLVNVPIGIIGTVWAYLMLKEMAKPQRDAKLDIPGNATLALGVLALMLALTYGIMPYGGHSMGWTSPMVLALFIGGVVMLGVFGVIERRMPDPLFRLELFRIRPFTLGNVALFMGSLARGGLSFMLIIWLQGIYLPLHGVSYENTPLIAGLYTLPQMVGFLAAGPLSGYLSDKFGQRAFATGGLLVSAVGFLLLAALPIDFNRFAFWADIFVIGVGMGLFASPNNASIMSSVPAQYRGVASGMRSTFNNAGQMMSMGIFFSIVVAGLAAKLPQALVSGLTAHGVPVKAAEAIAKLPPTSSLFAALLGYNPLESLLGPNGLNVLSKLPASQVAAITGKHFFPTLISPPFHTGLALAFVISAILMVIGAVASIFRGTYQEPQAMSPREAERVAK, from the coding sequence GTGAGAATTTTGGATGCGAGAAGCCCTGCTTACAAGTGGATAGCGCTCTCCAACACCACGCTTGGCGTGCTAATGGCTTCCATCAATGGCACCATTCTCATCATCGCGCTGCCGGTCATCTTTGCAGGGATTCAGGTCAATCCGCTGCAGAGCGGCCAGACGAGTTTGTTGCTGTGGGTCCTGATGGGCTTCAACGTGGCGACGACGGTGCTGCTCGTGACGTTCGGCCGATTGTCCGACATGTTCGGCCGCGTTCGCCTTTACAATTTGGGCTTCCTCGTGTTCACCGTCGGCTCTGTCCTCTGCTCGCTGACCTGGAGCCACGGCAGGGCAGGAGAACTGGAACTCATCATTTTCCGCATGATCCAGGGCATTGGCGGCGCGTTCCTCTTTTCCAACAGCGCCGCTATTCTGACCGACGCGTTTCCCAACAACCAACGCGGTCTTGCGCTTGGCCTGAACCAAATTGCAGCGGTGGCGGGCAGCGTCGTGGGTCTCGTGCTGGGTGGGATCCTCGCCTCGACCGGGCATTGGCGGTACGTGTTCCTCGTCAATGTGCCCATCGGGATCATCGGCACCGTGTGGGCGTACCTGATGCTGAAGGAGATGGCAAAACCGCAGCGCGACGCGAAACTCGACATCCCCGGCAACGCGACCTTGGCCCTCGGCGTGCTGGCCCTGATGCTCGCGCTGACCTACGGCATCATGCCGTACGGGGGCCACAGCATGGGCTGGACATCGCCGATGGTCCTTGCGCTCTTCATCGGCGGCGTGGTGATGCTCGGCGTGTTCGGCGTGATCGAGCGGCGCATGCCGGATCCGCTGTTTCGCCTGGAGTTGTTCCGCATTCGGCCGTTCACGCTGGGCAACGTGGCGCTGTTCATGGGTTCGCTCGCGCGAGGTGGCCTGAGCTTCATGCTCATCATCTGGCTGCAGGGGATCTACCTGCCGTTGCACGGCGTGTCGTACGAGAACACGCCGCTCATCGCGGGGCTCTACACGCTGCCGCAGATGGTGGGATTTCTCGCCGCCGGGCCACTCAGCGGTTACCTGTCCGACAAGTTCGGGCAGCGCGCCTTCGCCACGGGCGGCCTTCTGGTGAGCGCAGTGGGATTTTTGCTGCTCGCCGCACTTCCTATCGATTTCAACCGCTTTGCGTTCTGGGCGGATATCTTCGTCATCGGCGTGGGGATGGGACTGTTTGCGTCGCCGAACAACGCCTCCATCATGAGCTCCGTGCCGGCTCAGTACCGGGGCGTGGCATCCGGCATGCGCTCCACCTTCAACAACGCGGGGCAAATGATGAGCATGGGCATTTTCTTCTCCATCGTGGTGGCCGGACTCGCGGCGAAGCTGCCGCAGGCGCTGGTGTCGGGGCTCACGGCGCACGGCGTGCCCGTCAAGGCGGCGGAGGCCATCGCGAAACTTCCGCCCACCTCGTCGCTCTTCGCGGCGCTCCTCGGGTACAATCCGCTCGAATCCCTGCTCGGCCCAAACGGCCTGAACGTGCTCAGCAAGCTGCCTGCATCGCAAGTAGCCGCCATCACGGGCAAGCACTTCTTCCCGACGCTCATCTCGCCGCCTTTCCACACCGGCCTCGCGCTGGCGTTTGTCATCTCGGCGATCCTCATGGTGATTGGCGCGGTGGCATCAATATTTCGAGGCACGTACCAAGAGCCTCAGGCCATGTCGCCGCGCGAAGCGGAGCGCGTCGCCAAGTGA
- a CDS encoding helix-turn-helix domain-containing protein, with translation MDRDKAWTVEAVAERLGITPRTLHYYEEKGLIPEVPRTPGGHRVYDEDTIERIEHILRLKEALGYSLQEIRSILSTEDQLKAYRARIAEGHEPEHNVQMLSESVRLLEDVVRHIDEKMLRLGSMREHYMDRLARIRARLEREEAATRTVGFPDQEGE, from the coding sequence ATGGATCGCGACAAAGCATGGACTGTGGAGGCCGTGGCGGAAAGATTGGGCATCACGCCGCGCACACTCCATTATTATGAAGAGAAGGGTCTCATTCCTGAGGTTCCGCGAACACCGGGCGGACACCGAGTCTATGACGAAGACACCATTGAACGCATCGAACACATTCTTCGCCTCAAGGAAGCCCTGGGCTATTCGCTGCAAGAGATTCGGTCCATTCTCTCCACAGAAGACCAGTTGAAGGCATATCGGGCGCGCATCGCAGAAGGTCACGAGCCCGAACACAACGTGCAAATGCTTTCGGAATCGGTGCGCTTGCTTGAGGACGTGGTTCGCCACATCGACGAAAAGATGTTGAGACTTGGGTCCATGCGCGAGCATTACATGGACCGATTGGCGCGCATTCGGGCCCGGCTTGAGCGCGAAGAGGCCGCGACAAGGACGGTTGGATTTCCAGACCAAGAGGGTGAGTGA
- a CDS encoding inorganic phosphate transporter — MSVLLAYALLAIFAALSGLNDGGNLLAVLSSSRILPVAVVIAEMGTCMLAAPFLVGTRVAHTIGAGILPLPELSLPVVTAALVATLVTLAACYLSNVPTSITFALVGAMGGVGAVMLGMNRVHWASVGRVAGSLVMSVVLAGAAGYAAHFAARVLLGRVSARAGRAALWTEIATSACVCIGYGANDAEKTLGLLALVTGVSHHHGTFHVAPWMVGFSTAAFLVGLLVGGWRVARTIQGHVFRIRPIHAVMNEFATAAVVIAASSLGGPVSTTQALDSSLVGVGASAHARRVRWRVVRKMAGVWLMTMPLAFLVGCVTGQLFVWGGYR; from the coding sequence ATGAGTGTGCTCTTGGCATATGCTCTCTTAGCTATCTTTGCGGCTCTCTCCGGATTGAACGACGGAGGCAATTTGCTCGCTGTGCTCTCGAGTTCGCGAATTCTGCCTGTGGCGGTCGTGATCGCCGAGATGGGCACGTGCATGCTTGCGGCTCCGTTCCTCGTCGGAACACGCGTGGCGCACACCATTGGCGCGGGGATCCTGCCGCTTCCCGAACTCAGCCTGCCAGTGGTGACGGCGGCGCTCGTGGCGACGCTCGTGACGCTGGCCGCCTGTTATTTGTCAAACGTGCCTACGAGTATCACGTTCGCGCTCGTGGGCGCGATGGGCGGTGTCGGCGCGGTGATGCTTGGTATGAATCGGGTTCACTGGGCGAGCGTCGGGCGAGTGGCTGGATCGCTCGTCATGAGCGTGGTGTTGGCAGGGGCTGCGGGATACGCGGCTCACTTCGCCGCCAGGGTCCTCCTGGGACGTGTGTCGGCGCGAGCGGGACGGGCGGCGCTTTGGACGGAGATAGCGACATCCGCTTGCGTATGCATAGGATACGGCGCAAACGATGCGGAGAAGACGCTGGGACTTTTGGCGCTCGTGACGGGCGTGTCGCATCATCACGGCACATTTCACGTGGCGCCGTGGATGGTCGGGTTCTCGACCGCGGCCTTTCTGGTGGGACTGCTCGTCGGCGGCTGGCGCGTGGCTCGCACCATTCAGGGCCACGTCTTTCGCATCCGGCCCATTCACGCCGTCATGAATGAATTTGCCACCGCGGCCGTCGTGATCGCGGCCTCAAGCCTGGGCGGGCCGGTGAGCACGACGCAGGCGCTCGACAGCTCGCTCGTGGGTGTGGGGGCGAGCGCGCACGCGCGGCGGGTGCGGTGGCGCGTGGTGCGGAAGATGGCCGGGGTGTGGCTCATGACCATGCCGCTGGCGTTTCTCGTCGGATGTGTGACGGGACAACTGTTTGTTTGGGGGGGATATCGATGA
- a CDS encoding DUF47 domain-containing protein, whose amino-acid sequence MSKLAQWLRPHESRFFALLEAQARQAQRGVHLLGEIVEMKPGEAELRRYAERMRVLEQEGDAIRRNVIEELIRSFMTPMDREDIYDLSRSLDDILDYAHTTVQEFLVYAIPFEPAIHEMAGALKEGVDALAEAVAGLVKPGPSVHAAIVRAKKMENRMEELYRESNAELFLSQDVHHIFRMREVYRHLSNAADRLDRAADMVGSILIKGLG is encoded by the coding sequence ATGAGCAAGCTGGCGCAGTGGCTTCGCCCGCATGAATCGAGGTTTTTCGCGCTCCTGGAGGCGCAGGCGCGGCAGGCACAACGAGGTGTGCATCTGCTCGGCGAGATCGTGGAGATGAAGCCGGGTGAGGCCGAGCTGCGCCGGTATGCGGAGCGGATGCGCGTGCTGGAGCAGGAGGGCGACGCCATTCGGCGGAACGTGATCGAGGAACTCATCCGCAGCTTCATGACGCCGATGGATCGGGAGGACATCTACGATCTCTCCCGCAGCCTGGACGACATCCTCGACTACGCACATACGACGGTGCAGGAGTTTCTGGTGTATGCCATTCCGTTTGAGCCCGCCATTCACGAGATGGCCGGAGCGCTGAAGGAAGGCGTGGATGCGCTGGCCGAGGCGGTGGCTGGGCTCGTGAAGCCGGGGCCCTCGGTGCACGCCGCGATTGTGCGGGCGAAGAAGATGGAGAACCGAATGGAGGAACTGTATCGGGAGTCGAACGCCGAGCTGTTTCTGAGCCAGGACGTGCACCACATCTTCCGAATGCGCGAGGTGTACCGCCACCTGAGCAACGCCGCGGACCGGCTCGATCGCGCCGCGGACATGGTGGGGAGCATCTTGATCAAGGGGTTGGGGTGA
- the glpK gene encoding glycerol kinase GlpK: MDARTFILAFDQGTTSSRAILFDRAGRIHSIAQKEFTQIYPKPGWVEHDPMEIWGTQSGVAREVLEKAAVSPEQVAAIGITNQRETTVVWDKETGKPVYNAIVWQDRRTADICDELKAAGHADAIRDKTGLVIDAYFSGTKIKWILDHVEGARERAERGELLFGTIDTWLVWNLTRGKVHVTDYTNASRTMLFNIHTLDWDDDLLKLLGIPRAMLPEVRPSSSIYGHTDEHTFGGANIPIAGIAGDQQAALFGQTCFEPGMVKNTYGTGCFMLMNTGEKPVASPSGLLTTIAWGLDGKVTYALEGSVFIAGAAIQWLRDGLRFFDAAADSEYFASKVEDTGGVYVVPAFAGLGAPYWDMYARGAIFGLTRGTRKEHIIRATLDSLAYQTKDILDAMQRDSGIELKSLRVDGGAVANNLLMQFQADILGVPVERPRITESTALGAAYLAGLAVGFWSKDEIARSGDIERRFDPQMDAETRARLYRGWQRAVERTMGWAQEDI; encoded by the coding sequence ATGGACGCTCGAACGTTTATCCTCGCCTTCGACCAAGGCACAACCAGCTCCCGCGCGATTCTGTTCGATCGCGCCGGGCGCATTCACAGCATCGCCCAGAAGGAGTTCACCCAGATCTATCCGAAGCCCGGCTGGGTCGAACATGACCCGATGGAGATCTGGGGCACGCAGAGCGGCGTCGCGCGAGAGGTGCTCGAGAAGGCCGCCGTGTCCCCGGAACAGGTGGCGGCCATCGGGATCACCAACCAGCGCGAGACCACGGTGGTGTGGGACAAGGAGACCGGCAAGCCTGTCTACAACGCCATCGTCTGGCAGGATCGCCGCACGGCCGATATCTGCGATGAGCTGAAGGCGGCCGGTCACGCCGATGCCATCCGCGACAAGACGGGCCTTGTCATCGACGCCTACTTCTCCGGCACGAAGATCAAATGGATTCTCGATCACGTCGAGGGCGCCCGCGAGCGCGCCGAGCGAGGAGAGTTGCTTTTCGGTACCATCGACACCTGGCTTGTGTGGAACCTGACGCGCGGCAAGGTCCACGTGACGGACTACACGAACGCGTCGCGCACGATGCTCTTCAACATTCACACGCTCGATTGGGACGACGATCTCCTCAAGCTGCTCGGCATCCCGCGCGCCATGCTGCCTGAGGTCCGGCCCTCCTCGTCCATCTACGGCCACACCGATGAACACACGTTTGGCGGCGCGAACATTCCCATCGCCGGGATCGCAGGAGATCAACAGGCGGCGCTCTTTGGGCAGACGTGCTTCGAACCGGGTATGGTCAAGAACACGTACGGCACCGGCTGCTTCATGCTCATGAACACAGGCGAGAAGCCCGTGGCGTCGCCGTCCGGGCTGCTGACGACCATTGCCTGGGGGCTCGACGGCAAAGTCACGTATGCGCTTGAGGGAAGCGTCTTCATCGCGGGCGCAGCGATTCAGTGGCTGCGCGACGGGCTGCGCTTCTTCGATGCGGCGGCCGACTCGGAATACTTTGCGAGCAAGGTGGAGGACACAGGCGGCGTGTACGTTGTGCCGGCGTTCGCCGGCCTCGGTGCGCCGTATTGGGACATGTACGCTCGCGGCGCCATCTTCGGCTTGACACGCGGAACCCGCAAGGAGCACATCATCCGCGCTACGCTCGATTCGCTCGCGTACCAGACGAAAGACATCCTCGACGCGATGCAGAGGGACTCTGGCATCGAGCTCAAATCGCTCCGGGTCGATGGCGGCGCGGTGGCGAACAACCTGCTCATGCAGTTCCAGGCGGACATTCTCGGCGTGCCGGTGGAGCGGCCGCGGATCACCGAGTCCACGGCGCTTGGCGCGGCGTATCTCGCCGGGCTCGCGGTGGGGTTCTGGTCCAAGGACGAGATCGCCCGGAGCGGAGACATCGAGCGCCGTTTCGATCCACAGATGGACGCGGAAACACGGGCGCGCCTGTATCGCGGATGGCAGCGCGCCGTGGAGCGCACGATGGGTTGGGCGCAGGAGGACATCTGA